The window TGCAGGCTCTGTCCAGGTGCCAGGAACAACAGCAGCCAAACCACAAGCAGCTCAGACCCCAGGCAGGAACACCGAGTATCTGAATTAACTCTAATTATTTAGGCAGGACAGGGAGCACGGAGGTGAGGATGACCAAACACACTCCTTAGCAGCTCTCCAGGTGTTGTGCTTTAAAGCGATGTGACTTCCTGCACGCAGCagccaaaaccaaaccagactGCAAGCTCCTATAGCAGCTGGCGTAACGTAGAGGCATGCTGTcaaagaatcagagaatggtctgggttgaaaaggacctcaaagatcatcgagtttcaacccccctgctgagtgcagggtcgccaacctctagaccaggctgcccagagccacatccagcctggccttgaatgcctgcagggacggggcatccacaacctccttgggcaacctgttccagtgcttcaccaccctctgagtgaaaagcttcctcctgtCAGATGCTGAAATCCCACCCACTTCCAGTTTGGTAGGttagttttcttcttgcaaCTTGTCACCTTTTCCTCAGCGTGTGAAAACTAATGCTTTTGAGCTAAGAGCCCACACGACGTTTTGATGACAACTTAAATACAGATTGAACTCAATATCAGAAGACGTCATTTCCCATAAGCATGCATCGGTGGTGCAATAAAGCTGCAATCTCTGGTCCTCTGCCATTCACATCGAACTGAGACAAGGTTTGCAGACAGAACAAACAACTTTTATTACACTACTAGATAAAGTCAGAAAAAGAACGGTGTTTTTTGGCTCACAGCCCTTCTTCGCATTGGAAACTGAAGCAATTCTGATTTAAGAGCATTTTCTGCATCTACATTACAAGAAGTCAAATGATCTGCACAGTTAAGGACCATGACATCAGTGTTATTTTAATCTAGTACCACCAGTGACCGTGACCCCCCAGTCACCCATTTTTTCCTATCTGCAATGCAGATCTTGCTACTATGATTTGGAAAGAATCCACACTATAATTACCTACTACCACTATTATAATTGAGAAGTAACTGGCTTTAGCTGTCTCTTAAACCCACACATGGGTTTATAACAGCCATTGTATTCCCCAGCTAACAAGCAGATGCCTGACACCCAGATTTTCCTTCAAACAGCACTTACTTTTAGGCCTTCGTTCTGGTAGCTCTGCAAGATACAGTCAAGAATCCCCTTGTACTTGTTCAGATAAACTCCATCTGCCTGGAGCCGACTTTTCACAACATCCATTGGAGTAGCGGTCCCCCAGGAAATGGCTCCTAGgagaatacagaagaaaatcccTTCTTTATCCCATCACACACACCCAGGCTTTGGCCATGACATGGTATTTGAACAACTTCTCAGTATTTCCTTGGCTGCAGGCCAGCAAATGGGAGTGCGATGCCTCACCTGCCGCATCGTACTGATGGGGCTCCGATGTCAGGGCATTCACCCTGCTCAGGcacagaaactgcatttctggGAGCAAAGTTCCCCGTTTCAGAAAGAAGCACTGAGATTTAAGGGGTTGCGTGGGTAATCAAatgcaggcagcccagcaggcgGACAGGGACATGCTCTGAGGGAAACGGACACGCCACCCAaactgcagggagctgccatcTGGGGCCATGAAATCTGAAGTCCTTGGACAATATTTTGAGCTGAGAATGTGACGAAGAGGCTGTTTCTTCCCATGCATCCAGGGTTAGGCTCCATACAGCTGAGATATCTCATCATTCCTGTACAGAAACCCTTCATTTAAACCCATCAGCCTGCAGCTAGATGTGACATTCTGCCTCTCTGAAAGCTCAGTGGTGCTTCCAACAGAATCAAGAGCTGCTACGTGTCAGCCTTGTGCACGTGCAGCAAAGAGTCTCCAGTTGTTCCCACTTCCCCAGACACATCATGTTGTTCTCTTGCAGAGAGGTGTCCTGGATTATGAAATTTCCCTGCACGTGACTGCAATATATGGCACAGCTGGACTGACAAGAGCAAGTCCAGACCTACGTGAGTGTTGGGGCATACTAGAGAAGATGTCCAGATGGTCCACAGCTCAGTTTGTTTCcgggaaaaacagagaaagtggGTTTTAAGCATTACTGGACCTAAAGATTGACCTGCCTTTAGGGACCTGCGATTCACAAACTACCAATGAGTGGGTAGGGAGCGTATGAATGAACTCGCACACGTAGGCACATCGAGGGGCACATGGCAGCTATCCAAGCAGGTGTGCACAGCTGTTCCACCCTAGCCCTGGGGGGAAAGAGGTCATCAGCCTCACGTCCCCTCCTGATGGGCAGCCCCGAATCCCAGCCCTAGGACGCTCCTGTCTTTCTTTGGCCAATACTTGGGGCAAAAGGTGCTTACCTGCGACACCCCCTGCAAGCCAGATAGAAGTGGGATTAGGAGAAATGCATCCATCAGGGGTAATCCAACCACAGAAAAACGTGTAAGGGATGAAATACAGGCAGTACCCAGGAACATCCCTCAGCAGCATTGCTCCCATGCCTCGGTAGATCCCTGCTATCCCTTCTTTCTGTAGGACTGTCCTAAAGCAGTGAATTGGGCCTCGATACACAGGAAAGCCAGGAACTGTGGGCTTTAGTTTAACATCGGctgcaaaaaaagtaaaatattttttttaaaaggtacaACATTACAATACAATAGCTATATCACTACAGTTCCTTGCAAAAGCCTACCACCACCCAACCGACAGATCCCTGCCATCCTTTTTGGGGGGTATCAATACACACTGTGGGAAAAGAAGTTTTTAGAAAGAAGACTTAGGTCAACTTTTAATAGATGTTTGGACACTTTGGGACAATTTTTCTTAGGTGCAATTCATACATTCCAATGCTTATGTATTCAGTGGAACTTCCAAATGACTTGAAGGCTATGTGCCCAGTTTTCACAGGTTTCCACATCTGGTGCCAAGATGCATCTATGAAAGCCTCGACCTCTTCAGAACCTGACCCTTCCAATGCAGGGGAGCGAGATGCTTTTGGAAAAGCACTAGGTTGCTAAGCTGCAAGggagcttttaaaaatggacATCACATTATTTTACCAAAGCAGCCACGGTGCTGCTGGTGGGCCCTCCAGGAGACCTGGCAGCTCTGGGCAATGGGAGCAGCCACAGAGGCAACACGGTTATAAAGGGAGACATGTGGATAGAAGAGGGTGTATGCTGTAATAGTGGCAGATCTGGGAAGCCAGCCTGGGAGCCAGAAGCATCCTTGGGAAGtgcagttggcaaccctgcacgATACATCCTCAGACACCCCTCATTTGCTCAGAAACAAGAAACTGCGACAACAGACTTGTTAGCTGGGAAGGTGAAAAACGGTctgaaaaaaaggggaaaaccaTCCTGAGGGAGAAGGAATTGGCCACAGGTGTCTGTGCTCCTCACTGTAATTCTCACACAGCCTTGCACGCGGTAGCAGTGGCTGTGGAAGGCAAGCCCACCTCAGGACCCCAACTACATGGAAGACCAGCAGAGCAAGGAAGAAGGAACGCTCGCCTTCCTACCTGTGCTGTATGTCTGTGTTTGCATCTGCAGCCTGATCTTCACCAGGTCAACGGGCGTGCCAATGCCGACAGAGATGAATCCAGCCACCGTGCTGGCAAGAGCCACATCCACCAGTGTCGGTGCGTGGGACGTGTCCCCGTGCCTCAACTGGCCCAGCAGCCGCTGCGTGTTGCTGAAGACACCAAACACCACCGAGCTGTAAACAGCAATGCTGGCCAGAGGGAAGGACATGCCTTTGAAGAAGCCAGCCACCTGGGTGGGAAGGGAGCACAGGTATGAGGGCAGCCTGGCACGGTTTGCAGACCAAAATCAGCAAAACGCCACCAGTTTCTCCAGCACACATAGCCAAACCAACACGGATGTTACAGCCTGACCCATGTGGAGATGTGGGTAGTGCCATTCATCACgtctgctccctgcagagaactggcaggcagcaggaggaggctgcagtCTCTCTTCCTTCATCAGCTGTTGGATGGAAGCGCACCAGGTCTTCATGTAACTGTTGGTATCAATGCTGATTTTGAATAATCACTTcatgtctttatttatttgtctttctgcATTCCCTACCAGCACGCTTTAAGCAAGATAAAGCACTTACAGACTCATTTCTGTACACAGTAAGAACGCAGTTGAGCGTATTTCCATATCCTTGTCCAGCTTGCAAACGAGTCTGCAAAACACATTcacaaaaagcaattaaaaccCCATGCTTCCAGCTGGGTGAAAGCTTGTGCTGTGTAAACAACACGTACTTTGC of the Numida meleagris isolate 19003 breed g44 Domestic line chromosome 12, NumMel1.0, whole genome shotgun sequence genome contains:
- the SLC25A48 gene encoding solute carrier family 25 member 48; translated protein: MSSLQLQDFAAGWVGGAASVVVGHPLDTVKTRLQAGQGYGNTLNCVLTVYRNESVAGFFKGMSFPLASIAVYSSVVFGVFSNTQRLLGQLRHGDTSHAPTLVDVALASTVAGFISVGIGTPVDLVKIRLQMQTQTYSTADVKLKPTVPGFPVYRGPIHCFRTVLQKEGIAGIYRGMGAMLLRDVPGYCLYFIPYTFFCGWITPDGCISPNPTSIWLAGGVAGAISWGTATPMDVVKSRLQADGVYLNKYKGILDCILQSYQNEGLKVFFRGITVNAVRGFPTSSAMFLGYELSLKAMKRGHTETNP